TTTACAATACCGTCAATTAGGAAAGTTACAGTCGACTTATATTGAGGGGCTTTTAAAAGTCATTCATCAGGATGATCAAAAAATTCATACTCGTTATCAACAAGCATTAACTTCAACAGGTCGTCTAAGTTCAACAGATCCTAACCTTCAAAACATTCCAGTGAGATTAGAAGAGGGGCGTAAAATCCGCCAAGCATTTGTGCCTTCTCATGAAGGTTGGAAAATGTTCGCTGCCGATTATTCTCAAATTGAATTACGGGTACTTGCACATATGTCAAATGATGAAAATCTAATTAACGCTTTTAAACATGGTATGGATATTCATATGAAAACAGCTATGGATGTTTTCCATGTAGAGGCAGAAGATGTCACTTCAAATATGAGACGGGCAGCAAAAGCAGTTAACTTTGGAATTGTTTATGGTATTAGTGATTATGGTTTATCTCAAAACTTGAATATTACGCGAAAAGAAGCGGCTGATTTTATCGAACGTTATTTCAAAAGCTTCCCTGGTGTTCAAGAATATATGAAGAATATTGTGGAAGAAGCGAAGAAAAAAGGGTATGTGACAACAATTTTGAACCGTCGACGTTATCTACCTGATTTAAATAGTTCGAACTTTAATTTGCGTAGTTTCGCAGAACGCACTGCGATGAATACCCCAATTCAAGGTAGCGCAGCAGATATTATCAAAAAAGCTATGATTGATATGGCAAAAGCATTAAAAGAACATCATTTACAAGCAAAAATGTTATTACAAGTACATGATGAATTAATCTTTGAAGCACCAGAGGAAGAAATTGCAACATTAGAAAAACTGGTACCAGAAGTGATGGCTAACTGTATACAACTAAAAGTACCATTAAAAGCAGATTTCGCATCAGGTGCTACTTGGTATGAAACGAAATAAAGGAGCAGTGATCGCATGCCAGAATTACCTGAAGTAGAAGGAGTTGTGCGTGCACTTCAACCTGTCGTGTCGGAGAAAGTAATCCGTCATGTACAGGTTTCCAAAACAATCTGTACCTCCATTAATCAAGGAAAAGCCTGTATCATTAAGGGAATGGATCCGGAAATTTTTTCGGATGCATTAGTAAACATGACAATTAGAGAAGTCAAAAGACGTTCAAAGTATATCTTCTTCTATCTGGAAAAAGGTGACAAAAACTATGTGTTGGTCAATCATTTAGGTATGACTGGAGCATGGTTCCATGTTCACTCATTAAAAGAAATTACGGAAAATAAGTTTCAAAAGCATATTCATATTGTATTGACTTTTGAACAAGATGAATTTCTTGTGTATGCTGATATTCGACGTTTTGGGGAATTACGTCTCTTACATTCTATCGATGAGTATCCGCCACTTTTAGAAATCGCACCAGAGCCCTTTCTAGAAGAAGCGTTGCCCTATTTTTTAACAAAATCAAAGTTACCTAAATATGCAAACAAGCCAGTGAAAGAAGTCATTATGGATGGGCATGTCATTGCAGGTTGTGGCAATATCTACGCAACAGAGTCGTTGTTCAGGATGAAAATTCATCCTTCTAGAAAGATTTCTCGCATAAGTGATAAAAGAAAAAAGGAGCTATTCCAAACAATTGTATCGATTTTACAAGAAAGTATCGATGCTGGAGGTTCAAGTATTTCAGATTATCGAAATATAAATGGTGAAGCAGGTGGAATGCAAGATCGTTTACAGATGTATGGGAAGAAAGCGTGTCCAATATGTCATACTAATACAAAGCAAATGGTTATTTCAGGAAGGAATTCAGTGTATTGTCCGAAATGCCAACATTAAAGGTGTGTGAATAAATTGATTATTGGTTTAACTGGAAGTATTGCTAGTGGCAAAAGCACAGTAGCTAATATGTTAAAAGAATTAGATTTAAAGATTGTTGATGCGGACGTAGTTGCTAGAGATGTTGTAGAACCAGGAACAGAGACATTACAAAAAATTGTAAAAGTATTTGGCGAAGATATTTTACTAGAAAATGGTGCTTTAAACCGTGCAAAACTAGGAGAAATTATTTTCCATAACCCTGCAAAAAGAAAAGAATTAAACGAAATTATTCATCCTGCAATTCGTAAAGAAATGTTGAGACAAAGGGATGAATGGCTTGAAAAAGGGGAAAAACATATAGTAATGGATATTCCGTTACTTTTTGAAAGTAAATTACAACATTTTGTAGAAAAAATTCTAGTCGTTTCTGTTACTGAGGAAACCCAACTAACAAGATTAATGGAACGTAATCATTTATCCGAAGAAGAGGCGAAAGCTAGAATCGCCTCGCAGCTTCCACTTTCTGTAAAAGAAAAAGGTGCTGATGCAGTTATTTATAATAATGGGAATTTTGAAAATACACGCGAACAACTATTGAAAATACTCATTTCGTGGGACGTTATATAAGAATACTCTATAATATTCTGAAAATATAAACATTAAAATATAGCTTATAATATGTTTTACTTTCTGAGAAATGTGCTATACTATTTGAGAATAAAACAAATGAAGTATAACGGTTTAACAGGGAGGATTTTATTCATGACAGTCTCAATTGCTATTAACGGATTTGGCCGTATTGGTCGTATGGTTTTCCGTCAAGCGATACTGCAAGATGATTTAAATATTGTAGCAATAAATGCGAGCTATCCAGCCGAAACATTGGCTCATTTGATAAAGTATGACACAACTCATGGCAGATTTGATGGTGAAGTAAAAGCAGAAGAAGATGCATTAGTTGTTAATGGTAAACGCGTTCAACTTGTAAACGATCGTAACCCTCAAAACTTACCTTGGAAAGAAATGGGTGTAGATATCGTTATTGAAGCAACAGGTAAATTTAATGAACGTAGTAAAGCAGCATTACACCTTGAAGCTGGTGCTAAAAAAGTTATTTTAACAGCACCTGGTAAAAATGAAGATGTTACAATCGTAATGGGTGTTAATGATGATAAATTAGATCTTTCAAAACACGATATTATCTCCAATGCTAGTTGTACTACAAACTGTCTTGCACCAGTTGCAAAAGTTCTAAATGATACATTTGGAATTGATAACGGCTTAATGACAACAGTTCATTCATATACAAACGATCAAAAAAATATTGACAATCCACATAAAGATTTACGTCGTGCTCGTGCATGTGCTGAATCGATTATTCCAACTTCTACAGGTGCTGCGAAAGCCTTGACATTAGTATTACCTGAATTACAAGGTAAATTACATGGTATGGCTCTACGTGTTCCTACACCTAACGTTTCATTAGTAGACTTAGTTGTAGACTTACAACGTGATGTTACAGCTGAAGAAGTAAATGAAGCATTCAAAAAAGCGGCTGCAGGAGCACTAAAAGGTATTTTAGATTTCACAATGGAACCACTTGTATCTCGTGACTATAATACAAATCCTGCATCAGCAACAGTTGATGGTCTTACTACAATGACAATCGGTTCTCGTAAAGTAAAAGTACTTGCTTGGTATGACAACGAATGGGGTTACTCTTCACGCGTTGTAGACCTTACAAAAAAAGTTGTAGCTGAGTTGAAAGAAACAGTAAACGCATAATTATTCGTTTCGATAAAATCCTTCTAACCGAATTGGTTGGAAGGATTTTTTTTCTAAAATTGAGCGAAAATAGATAATAGAATCGAAATTTGTCATATTCTGAACAGTTTTTTTAGTGTAAAGGACAATTTCTACTCTTTTTTTCGATTTATATCATTATTTTTTGATATAATAGGTAAACTAATATGTTTCGAAATCAGGAGAGAAAAGTTATGAAATGTCCAGCATGTCAGTATAACGGAACGAAAGTCATCGATAGCAGACCAGTTGATGATAATAAAGCCATTCGCAGGCGTAGAGAATGTGAATCATGTAGTTTTCGTTTTACGACTTTTGAAAAAGTAGAAGAGATGCCACTAATTGTTATAAAAAAAGATGGATCGCGTGAAGAATTTAGTCGAGAAAAAGTACTTCGAGGTCTTATTCGGGCATGCGAAAAGCGTCCTGTAGCTTTAAGTGTGTTAGAGGATTTAGTGTTTAATATTGAGCAAGATTTACGAAGAATTGGTAATGCTGAGGTAAAAACAGAAGATGTTGGGGAAATGGTAATGGATAGACTTTCTAAAATAGATGAAGTTTCCTATGTTCGTTTTGCATCCGTTTATCGCCAATTCAAGGACATTAATGTATTTATTGATGAGTTAAGAGAATTAATCGAAAAACAATCTAAAGAACATGAAAATGAAAAGTAAGTGTAGGTTTTGGAAGGAGAATCGTTGGTGAATTTATATAAAGAATTGCAACCTGTTGATCGCCTATCCATTCGCGTACCTTTTCCTCTATCTAGTTATGACCGAAAGCTGATTACTCTTTTGTATCAACCGCTTATTGGAGCAGAACCAATTAGCCTCTATTTTTTGTTATGGGCTGAGGGAGAAAATGTAGATGATAGTACAAGATCACACTATCATTTGATGAACTCTTTAGACATGCCGATTGGTAAAATTTTCAAATCAAGAATAGCTCTTGAAGCGATTGGATTATTACGCACTTGGCGTAAAGATCAGCAAGAAATGCGTTCTTTCATCTATGATGTGATGCCACCTCTAGATGCAGCTACATTCTTTGATGATCCACTACTATCAATGTTCCTATTCAGTAAAATTGGTGAATCAGCATACCGAAATTTACGGCAACGTTTTGTTTCAAAAGGAATGTCCAATTATGGCTATCAGGAAGTTTCAAGAACATTTACAGATGTTTATCGACCTGTTCAGCATAGTTTGCCATCTGATGAAATACAGCTTACAGGATTACAAGAAAAGCCAAAAGAATTGCCTTTTCACTATGAGGATTTTGATTTCAA
This window of the Rummeliibacillus pycnus genome carries:
- the coaE gene encoding dephospho-CoA kinase (Dephospho-CoA kinase (CoaE) performs the final step in coenzyme A biosynthesis.); the protein is MIIGLTGSIASGKSTVANMLKELDLKIVDADVVARDVVEPGTETLQKIVKVFGEDILLENGALNRAKLGEIIFHNPAKRKELNEIIHPAIRKEMLRQRDEWLEKGEKHIVMDIPLLFESKLQHFVEKILVVSVTEETQLTRLMERNHLSEEEAKARIASQLPLSVKEKGADAVIYNNGNFENTREQLLKILISWDVI
- the nrdR gene encoding transcriptional regulator NrdR, whose amino-acid sequence is MKCPACQYNGTKVIDSRPVDDNKAIRRRRECESCSFRFTTFEKVEEMPLIVIKKDGSREEFSREKVLRGLIRACEKRPVALSVLEDLVFNIEQDLRRIGNAEVKTEDVGEMVMDRLSKIDEVSYVRFASVYRQFKDINVFIDELRELIEKQSKEHENEK
- the mutM gene encoding bifunctional DNA-formamidopyrimidine glycosylase/DNA-(apurinic or apyrimidinic site) lyase produces the protein MPELPEVEGVVRALQPVVSEKVIRHVQVSKTICTSINQGKACIIKGMDPEIFSDALVNMTIREVKRRSKYIFFYLEKGDKNYVLVNHLGMTGAWFHVHSLKEITENKFQKHIHIVLTFEQDEFLVYADIRRFGELRLLHSIDEYPPLLEIAPEPFLEEALPYFLTKSKLPKYANKPVKEVIMDGHVIAGCGNIYATESLFRMKIHPSRKISRISDKRKKELFQTIVSILQESIDAGGSSISDYRNINGEAGGMQDRLQMYGKKACPICHTNTKQMVISGRNSVYCPKCQH
- a CDS encoding glyceraldehyde-3-phosphate dehydrogenase codes for the protein MTVSIAINGFGRIGRMVFRQAILQDDLNIVAINASYPAETLAHLIKYDTTHGRFDGEVKAEEDALVVNGKRVQLVNDRNPQNLPWKEMGVDIVIEATGKFNERSKAALHLEAGAKKVILTAPGKNEDVTIVMGVNDDKLDLSKHDIISNASCTTNCLAPVAKVLNDTFGIDNGLMTTVHSYTNDQKNIDNPHKDLRRARACAESIIPTSTGAAKALTLVLPELQGKLHGMALRVPTPNVSLVDLVVDLQRDVTAEEVNEAFKKAAAGALKGILDFTMEPLVSRDYNTNPASATVDGLTTMTIGSRKVKVLAWYDNEWGYSSRVVDLTKKVVAELKETVNA